From one Lemur catta isolate mLemCat1 chromosome 5, mLemCat1.pri, whole genome shotgun sequence genomic stretch:
- the HDAC11 gene encoding histone deacetylase 11 isoform X1, with product MLHTTQLYQHVPDTRWPIVYSPRYNITFMGLEKLHPFDAGKWGKVINFLKEEKLLSDSMLVEAREASDEDLLVVHTRRYLNELKGAASTTAPATGAGASAPTQTSRSPSRAQPHPLLQGAFPDHLLHAHMLLWSLTGMCVLLPGLTNWESLEAGSSGPSGSSHPPLLPGQFLFERVEGIARATIIDLDAHQGNGHERDFMGDRRVYIMDVYNRHIYPGDRFAKQAIRRKVELDWGVEDDEYLDKVETNIKKALQEHLPDVVVYNAGTDILEGDRLGGLSISPGGIVKRDELVFQIVRGRQVPILMVTSGGYQKRTARIIADSILNLYGLGLIGPESPSVSAQSSLTPLLP from the exons AT GCTACACACAACACAGCTGTACCAGCATGTGCCAGACACACGCTGGCCAATCGTGTACTCGCCACGCTACAACATCACCTTCATGGGCCTGGAGAAGCTGCACCCTTTTGATGCGGGGAAATGGGGCAAAGTGATCAATTTCCTAAAAG AAGAGAAGCTGCTGTCTGACTCCATGCTGGTGGAGGCGAGGGAGGCCTCAGACGAGGACCTGTTGGTGGTGCACACGAGGCGCTATCTCAACGAGCTGAAG GGGGCGGCTTCCACCACTGCTCCAGCGACCGGGGCGGGGGCTTCTGCGCCTACGCAGACATCACGCTCGCCATCAAG AGCACAGCCACAccccctcctccagggagccttccctgaccacctcctACATGCACACATGCTTCTCTGGAGCCTGACAGGCATGTGTGTCCTCCTGCCCGGCCTCACCAACTGGGAGTCCCTGGAGGCTGGGTCCTCGGGCCCGTCTGGGTCCTCACAtccccctctcctgcctggaCAGTTCCTGTTTGAGCGTGTGGAGGGCATCGCCAGGGCCACCATCATTGACCTTGATGCCCACCAG GGCAACGGGCATGAGCGAGACTTCATGGGTGACCGGCGTGTGTACATCATGGATGTCTACAACCGCCACATCTACCCTGGGGACCGCTTTGCCAAGC AGGCCATCAGGCGGAAGGTGGAGCTGGACTGGGGCGTGGAGGACGACGAGTACCTGGATAAAGTCGAGACGAACATCAAGAAAGCCCTCCAGGAGCACCTGCCCGACGTGGTGGTGTACAACGCGGGCACCGACATCCTCGAGGGGGACCGCCTGGGGGGGCTgtccatcagccctggg ggCATTGTGAAGCGGGACGAACTGGTGTTCCAGATAGTCCGCGGCCGCCAGGTGCCCATCCTCATGGTGACCTCGGGCGGGTACCAGAAGCGCACAGCCCGCATCATTGCTGACTCCATCCTCAATTTGTACGGCCTGGGGCTCATCGGGCCCGAGTCACCCAGCGTCTCGGCACAGAGCTCACTCACACCGCTGCTCCCCTAG
- the HDAC11 gene encoding histone deacetylase 11 isoform X2, whose product MLHTTQLYQHVPDTRWPIVYSPRYNITFMGLEKLHPFDAGKWGKVINFLKEEKLLSDSMLVEAREASDEDLLVVHTRRYLNELKWSFVVATITEIPPVVFLPNFLVQRKVLRPLRTQTGGTIMAGKLAVERGWAINVGGGFHHCSSDRGGGFCAYADITLAIKFLFERVEGIARATIIDLDAHQGNGHERDFMGDRRVYIMDVYNRHIYPGDRFAKQAIRRKVELDWGVEDDEYLDKVETNIKKALQEHLPDVVVYNAGTDILEGDRLGGLSISPGGIVKRDELVFQIVRGRQVPILMVTSGGYQKRTARIIADSILNLYGLGLIGPESPSVSAQSSLTPLLP is encoded by the exons AT GCTACACACAACACAGCTGTACCAGCATGTGCCAGACACACGCTGGCCAATCGTGTACTCGCCACGCTACAACATCACCTTCATGGGCCTGGAGAAGCTGCACCCTTTTGATGCGGGGAAATGGGGCAAAGTGATCAATTTCCTAAAAG AAGAGAAGCTGCTGTCTGACTCCATGCTGGTGGAGGCGAGGGAGGCCTCAGACGAGGACCTGTTGGTGGTGCACACGAGGCGCTATCTCAACGAGCTGAAG TGGTCCTTTGTTGTTGCCACCATCACGGAAATCCCCCCTGTCGTCTTTCTCCCCAACTTCCTCGTGCAGAGGAAGGTGCTGAGGCCCCTTCGGACCCAAACAGGAGGAACCATAATG GCGGGGAAGCTGGCCGTGGAGCGGGGCTGGGCCATCAACGTGG GGGGCGGCTTCCACCACTGCTCCAGCGACCGGGGCGGGGGCTTCTGCGCCTACGCAGACATCACGCTCGCCATCAAG TTCCTGTTTGAGCGTGTGGAGGGCATCGCCAGGGCCACCATCATTGACCTTGATGCCCACCAG GGCAACGGGCATGAGCGAGACTTCATGGGTGACCGGCGTGTGTACATCATGGATGTCTACAACCGCCACATCTACCCTGGGGACCGCTTTGCCAAGC AGGCCATCAGGCGGAAGGTGGAGCTGGACTGGGGCGTGGAGGACGACGAGTACCTGGATAAAGTCGAGACGAACATCAAGAAAGCCCTCCAGGAGCACCTGCCCGACGTGGTGGTGTACAACGCGGGCACCGACATCCTCGAGGGGGACCGCCTGGGGGGGCTgtccatcagccctggg ggCATTGTGAAGCGGGACGAACTGGTGTTCCAGATAGTCCGCGGCCGCCAGGTGCCCATCCTCATGGTGACCTCGGGCGGGTACCAGAAGCGCACAGCCCGCATCATTGCTGACTCCATCCTCAATTTGTACGGCCTGGGGCTCATCGGGCCCGAGTCACCCAGCGTCTCGGCACAGAGCTCACTCACACCGCTGCTCCCCTAG